From the Nodularia sp. NIES-3585 genome, one window contains:
- a CDS encoding sensor histidine kinase has translation MPQKFHSLISPPVFSRGSDRDLDLESVLQELPIYNFQVEISCSGAEVADFLDKYPLLPGAILLEQGQFLGMISRRRLLEILIRPHGKELFTQETLGVIYSYARTAILLLPGTTSILTGLQHTLRRSPELLAEPIVVQTAANTYKLLDIHDLNIAAWQIQGIETQVRYERSQAQMIQNDKMVRLGRLVDGVVHEILDPLSFIWGNLTYISNYSQDLLKLIAEYDQELPQIPDKINNFKEEIEFDFLEKDLSKALRSIRTGAERLKKLVTGLQNFCYIDEVHPKPVDLHACIDSIILLIKSQLKGEIDIIKNYGKLPPIYCFQGQFNQVLMNIFSQAVDALLNQSVRQNFHQEYTNSAPKPRIKITTEIISLAATQADEADSRWLSVCIADNSPGMSQESQQKMRESFSSEKWADQETSLGMSYRIITARHGGKLNFSSQLGIGTEFEILLPLDK, from the coding sequence GTGCCACAAAAATTTCATTCCCTGATCTCGCCGCCAGTTTTTTCGCGTGGTAGCGATCGCGATCTCGATTTAGAGTCAGTCCTCCAAGAATTGCCAATATACAACTTTCAGGTAGAAATTAGTTGTAGTGGTGCTGAAGTTGCTGATTTTTTAGACAAATACCCACTACTACCGGGAGCAATTTTGCTAGAACAGGGACAATTTTTGGGGATGATTTCGCGGCGACGACTACTGGAAATTTTGATTCGTCCTCATGGAAAAGAATTATTTACCCAAGAAACATTGGGTGTTATTTATAGTTATGCGCGCACAGCTATTTTGCTGCTACCGGGGACAACATCGATTTTAACAGGGCTACAACATACTCTCAGGCGATCGCCTGAACTTTTAGCAGAACCAATAGTAGTGCAAACAGCAGCTAACACCTACAAATTATTAGATATACATGACTTAAACATTGCTGCTTGGCAAATTCAGGGAATAGAAACTCAAGTGCGCTATGAACGCAGCCAAGCCCAAATGATTCAAAATGACAAAATGGTTCGTCTAGGGCGTTTAGTCGATGGAGTAGTTCACGAGATTCTAGACCCCCTGAGTTTTATCTGGGGTAATTTAACTTATATTTCTAACTATAGTCAAGATTTACTCAAGCTGATAGCTGAGTATGACCAGGAATTACCACAAATTCCTGATAAAATAAACAACTTTAAAGAAGAAATTGAATTTGATTTTTTAGAAAAAGATTTATCAAAAGCCCTGAGGAGTATTCGCACTGGGGCAGAAAGATTAAAAAAACTTGTCACTGGTTTACAAAACTTTTGCTATATCGATGAAGTTCATCCCAAACCCGTAGACCTACACGCCTGTATAGATAGTATTATCTTGCTTATTAAGAGTCAATTAAAAGGAGAAATTGACATAATTAAAAACTACGGTAAGCTGCCACCAATTTATTGTTTTCAAGGACAGTTTAACCAAGTATTGATGAACATTTTTAGCCAAGCTGTAGATGCTTTACTGAATCAATCAGTGCGGCAAAATTTCCATCAAGAATATACAAATTCTGCTCCTAAGCCACGAATTAAAATTACTACAGAAATCATTTCTTTAGCAGCTACCCAAGCAGATGAAGCAGATTCTCGTTGGCTTTCAGTCTGCATTGCTGATAATAGTCCCGGTATGTCGCAAGAATCGCAACAAAAAATGAGAGAGTCTTTTTCTTCAGAAAAATGGGCTGATCAAGAAACGAGTTTGGGAATGAGTTACCGAATTATTACAGCCAGACATGGTGGTAAATTAAACTTTAGTTCCCAACTGGGTATAGGTACTGAATTTGAAATATTATTACCTTTAGATAAATAG
- a CDS encoding rRNA large subunit pseudouridine synthase E, producing the protein MANHYRYIIFNKPYGVLSQFTQETPKHRTLKDYIQVPDVYPVGRLDWDSEGLLLLTNDGQLQHRLAHPRFGHQRTYWVQVERIPDADAINKLQAGVEIQGYRTQPAQVRLFSEATHLPERNPPIRFRQNIPTSWLEMTLTEGKNRQVRRMTAAVGFPTLRLVRVSIAHLNLDGLHLGEWRDLMPSELEFLHNLPKNYKNVSRTITARRN; encoded by the coding sequence ATGGCTAACCATTACAGATATATTATTTTTAACAAACCCTATGGAGTCCTCAGTCAATTTACGCAAGAAACACCGAAACATAGAACCTTGAAGGACTATATCCAGGTTCCCGATGTTTATCCTGTCGGGCGTTTGGACTGGGACAGCGAAGGTTTATTACTATTGACGAATGATGGACAATTACAACATCGCCTCGCTCATCCTCGCTTCGGACATCAACGCACTTACTGGGTGCAGGTAGAGCGCATTCCTGATGCCGATGCTATCAATAAGTTACAAGCAGGTGTGGAAATTCAGGGTTACCGCACTCAACCAGCCCAAGTACGACTCTTTTCAGAAGCAACCCATCTACCTGAACGCAACCCGCCAATTAGATTTCGCCAGAATATCCCAACATCTTGGTTGGAAATGACATTGACTGAGGGCAAAAATCGCCAAGTGCGGCGCATGACTGCGGCTGTAGGTTTTCCAACTTTGCGACTAGTCAGGGTAAGTATAGCCCATCTGAATCTGGATGGTTTACATCTGGGTGAGTGGCGCGACCTTATGCCATCAGAATTAGAATTTTTGCATAATTTGCCTAAAAACTACAAAAATGTTTCGAGGACTATAACTGCAAGGCGAAACTAA
- the queC gene encoding 7-cyano-7-deazaguanine synthase QueC, whose protein sequence is MKAVILLSGGLDSATVLYQAKADGYECYPISFDYQQRHRRELHSAFLVAKKAGVVKHQVINFDLRQWGGSALTDDTINLPQERSLEQMSQNIPVTYVPARNTIFLSFALGYAEAIAAQRVYIGVNALDYSGYPDCRPDYIQAMQKVFQLGTKQGREGDPINIVAPLIDLKKTEIIQLGNQLGVPWDLTWSCYAGNDVACGVCDSCRLRLAAFAELGLKDPLPYRE, encoded by the coding sequence ATGAAAGCTGTAATTCTATTGTCTGGAGGATTAGACTCTGCCACAGTTTTGTATCAAGCCAAAGCTGATGGTTATGAATGTTATCCAATTTCTTTCGATTACCAGCAGCGACATCGGCGAGAATTGCACTCAGCTTTCCTCGTCGCGAAAAAAGCTGGAGTAGTTAAACATCAGGTGATCAACTTTGATCTACGACAATGGGGCGGTTCGGCACTGACAGACGACACAATTAATTTACCCCAAGAGCGATCGCTCGAACAAATGTCTCAAAATATTCCAGTCACATACGTACCAGCACGGAATACGATCTTTTTAAGTTTTGCCCTAGGCTATGCGGAAGCGATCGCAGCGCAAAGGGTTTACATTGGTGTTAACGCCCTAGATTATTCTGGATATCCTGATTGTCGTCCCGACTATATCCAAGCGATGCAGAAAGTTTTCCAGCTAGGAACCAAACAAGGACGTGAGGGCGACCCGATCAACATTGTTGCACCCCTAATTGATTTGAAAAAGACAGAAATCATCCAACTAGGTAACCAATTAGGAGTTCCTTGGGATCTAACTTGGTCTTGCTATGCAGGTAACGATGTCGCTTGCGGTGTCTGTGATTCTTGTCGTTTAAGGCTAGCAGCTTTTGCTGAATTGGGATTGAAAGACCCATTGCCATATAGGGAGTAG
- a CDS encoding permease, translating into MNQLNNGFTIFLSLLVEAMPFLLFGVLFSSVLLIFIDERQLVARMPRNPVLGALAGSLIGFMFPVCECGNVPVARRLLMQGVPTPVAIGFLLAAPTINPIVIWATWLAFRDQPEIVVLRVVFSLLIAVIIGIVFSFQKDVTPLVQPAIARYLKFNPPAQPEAKGRGQGYAGQSQAKVPSVLKSGTYILGGKPGLTQRLDPNLLQTTTPTASPSKSVVDKLRLVLDNVMQELRELGGVMVLGSAIAASVQVFAPRDLILSLGAGHITSIVVMLILATVVSVCSTVDSFFALSFASAFSSGSLLAFLVFGPMVDIKSIGLMLTVFNPKTIFYLFALAAQLTFLFTLFINLYVL; encoded by the coding sequence ATGAATCAACTGAACAATGGTTTCACTATATTTCTGAGTTTGCTAGTCGAGGCGATGCCGTTTTTGCTATTTGGAGTTTTATTCTCCAGTGTGTTGCTGATTTTTATCGATGAGCGACAATTAGTAGCCAGAATGCCCAGAAATCCGGTATTAGGTGCTTTAGCAGGCAGTCTCATTGGCTTTATGTTCCCGGTGTGTGAGTGCGGTAATGTCCCGGTAGCGCGGCGGTTGCTGATGCAGGGAGTACCCACACCCGTAGCCATTGGATTTTTGCTAGCAGCACCAACGATTAATCCCATTGTAATTTGGGCAACTTGGCTAGCCTTTCGAGATCAGCCAGAAATAGTAGTTTTACGAGTGGTATTTTCGCTCTTAATTGCGGTAATTATTGGCATTGTTTTCAGTTTTCAGAAAGATGTAACTCCGCTTGTGCAACCAGCGATCGCTCGTTATCTCAAATTCAACCCACCAGCACAGCCGGAAGCTAAAGGCCGTGGCCAAGGTTACGCAGGACAATCACAGGCAAAAGTACCCAGTGTGTTGAAATCGGGGACTTATATTTTAGGAGGAAAACCAGGACTGACTCAGCGCTTAGATCCTAATTTATTACAGACGACGACCCCAACCGCCAGCCCCAGTAAATCTGTTGTGGATAAACTCCGCCTAGTTTTGGATAACGTCATGCAAGAATTGCGAGAACTCGGCGGCGTGATGGTTTTAGGTAGTGCGATCGCAGCTTCTGTACAAGTATTTGCTCCCCGTGACTTAATTCTCAGTTTGGGTGCGGGACACATTACTTCAATTGTGGTCATGCTGATCTTAGCCACAGTTGTATCAGTTTGTTCCACAGTCGATTCATTCTTTGCCCTATCATTTGCCTCAGCTTTTAGTAGTGGTTCCTTGTTAGCATTTTTAGTATTTGGCCCTATGGTTGACATCAAAAGTATCGGATTAATGTTAACCGTTTTTAATCCCAAGACGATATTTTACTTATTTGCTTTAGCTGCACAATTGACCTTTTTATTCACGCTGTTCATTAACTTGTATGTGCTGTAA
- a CDS encoding plasmid segregation centromere-binding protein ParR has translation MFQWSKKVVKSVTFNPEVADESLLEVVENYLERLPDKTFSDICKEALWQSLCVPKTVKPSPKTAATDSVDKKIDELQRQVADLEERLFAKESHRLESIEGHLVQLTQQIANLAIMVTERPVVQSSIPTVSEVANTTYADDPPEEVDPVISRLSQFLDDF, from the coding sequence ATGTTCCAATGGTCAAAAAAGGTAGTTAAATCGGTCACGTTCAACCCAGAAGTTGCTGATGAAAGTTTGTTGGAAGTTGTGGAAAATTATTTGGAGCGACTACCTGACAAAACTTTTAGCGACATCTGTAAAGAAGCCCTATGGCAATCTTTATGTGTACCAAAAACTGTAAAACCTAGTCCAAAAACAGCAGCAACAGATTCGGTTGACAAAAAAATCGATGAGTTGCAACGTCAAGTGGCTGACCTAGAGGAACGTTTGTTTGCTAAGGAATCTCATCGTTTGGAGTCGATAGAAGGCCATCTTGTGCAACTTACGCAACAAATAGCGAATTTGGCAATTATGGTTACTGAGCGTCCAGTTGTTCAGTCTTCAATTCCAACAGTATCAGAAGTAGCCAATACTACTTATGCTGATGACCCTCCTGAAGAGGTTGATCCCGTCATCAGCCGCTTAAGTCAGTTTCTTGATGATTTCTAA
- a CDS encoding ParM/StbA family protein — MTDQPSAATPMNAAAIPLNRVSASTPMNANPATNRPNIGGGKTILSVDLGRTSTKTCISREATGVVFVPANVKKMSIEQVRGGVFEARATDPLMDLWLEYQGNGYAAGQLAADFGANLGVGQSKVEDALIKVLASAGYFKLKDEISVILGLPFLSLEQFEKEKAQLTSQVTGPHVLNFRGESLSLNITKVWVMPEGYGSLLWSEAQPKTGGRVPDFTKISVAVVDIGHQTIDLLMVDNFRFARGASQSEDFGMNKFYEMVAAEIDGADSQSLALISAVNKPKGERFYRPKGASKPTNLDDFLPNLIEMFSRDICSRVLAWLPERVTDVIITGGGGEFFWEDVQRLLKEAQINAHLSAPSRQANALGQYIYGEAQLSAVRAARA, encoded by the coding sequence ATGACAGACCAACCTTCCGCAGCTACCCCAATGAATGCCGCTGCTATACCTCTCAATAGGGTTTCAGCGTCTACCCCGATGAATGCTAATCCTGCCACCAATAGACCAAATATTGGAGGCGGTAAAACCATTCTCAGTGTTGATTTAGGCAGAACTTCTACTAAAACTTGTATCAGCCGCGAAGCAACAGGTGTAGTGTTCGTACCTGCCAACGTTAAGAAAATGTCCATAGAACAAGTTAGGGGCGGCGTTTTTGAAGCCAGAGCCACTGACCCTCTCATGGATTTATGGCTGGAGTATCAAGGCAATGGATATGCTGCTGGTCAGCTAGCAGCAGACTTTGGGGCGAATTTGGGAGTAGGCCAATCTAAAGTAGAGGATGCACTGATCAAAGTTTTGGCAAGTGCCGGCTACTTCAAACTTAAAGACGAAATCTCAGTTATCTTGGGTCTTCCTTTCCTTTCTTTAGAACAATTTGAAAAGGAAAAAGCTCAGTTGACCAGCCAGGTAACTGGGCCTCATGTCTTGAACTTCCGAGGCGAATCTCTTTCGCTGAACATTACCAAAGTTTGGGTGATGCCAGAAGGTTATGGCAGCCTTCTCTGGTCAGAAGCTCAACCTAAGACAGGTGGTAGAGTTCCCGATTTCACCAAAATATCGGTGGCAGTCGTTGATATCGGACATCAAACTATCGACCTTTTGATGGTAGATAACTTCCGTTTTGCCCGCGGTGCTTCTCAAAGTGAAGATTTTGGGATGAACAAGTTCTATGAAATGGTAGCAGCCGAAATAGACGGGGCTGATAGTCAATCCTTAGCGCTGATTTCTGCTGTCAACAAACCCAAGGGTGAACGTTTCTATCGTCCTAAAGGTGCAAGCAAGCCCACTAATCTGGATGATTTTCTCCCTAACCTCATAGAAATGTTTTCTCGAGACATTTGTAGTCGTGTGTTAGCTTGGTTGCCAGAACGGGTTACCGATGTAATTATCACTGGCGGCGGTGGTGAATTTTTCTGGGAAGACGTTCAACGTCTACTCAAAGAAGCCCAAATTAATGCCCATTTATCTGCACCTTCCCGCCAAGCTAACGCCTTGGGGCAGTATATTTATGGAGAGGCGCAATTGTCCGCCGTTCGAGCTGCTAGGGCTTAA
- a CDS encoding glycosyl hydrolase family 57, producing MLTLPTTLPTLPEIIDDLPNISGWETEVLSVVNHDAPVFLPSTNIRFEDVKAVFAIALHMHQPTIPAGHDGGFINNLQYMFEHTHEGDNHNAAPFAHCYSRMGDLIPELVNQGCNPRVMLDYSGNLLWGLRQMGRNDILDNLKRITCDPSYQPYVEWLGTMWGHAVVPSTPISDIKLHIVAWQHHFAAIFGWSALARVKGFSPPEMHLPNHPDTLFAFIKALKECGYRWLLVQEHSVETISGQSLTHKHLPHRLIARNSQGETISITALIKTQGSDTKLVAQMQPYYEAKTLSKQQLGSALIPPIVSQIGDGENGGVMMNEFPSAFKQAWGDMVNQGGGKSGVVGVCGTEYLELITAAGCQPEDYPTCQPVGQHQIWQRVSPENCQPEAVESTIQELKQINPNFHMDGASWTNHISWVKGYENVISPMYELSSLFHQQVDHILPTNSSEYRNLLLHNLLLQTSCFRYWGQGSWTDHARHIHQRGENLLKTIFNSQQKL from the coding sequence ATGCTGACATTGCCTACCACGCTTCCTACTTTGCCCGAAATCATCGATGACTTACCAAATATTTCAGGTTGGGAAACAGAAGTGCTTTCTGTCGTTAACCATGATGCACCTGTATTTTTACCCTCAACCAATATTCGCTTCGAGGATGTAAAAGCTGTATTTGCGATCGCCTTACATATGCACCAGCCCACAATCCCGGCTGGACATGATGGCGGCTTCATCAACAATCTGCAATATATGTTTGAACATACCCACGAAGGAGATAACCATAACGCTGCACCTTTCGCCCATTGTTACAGTCGGATGGGAGACTTGATCCCCGAACTCGTCAATCAAGGCTGCAACCCTCGTGTGATGTTGGATTACTCTGGTAATCTGCTGTGGGGACTCAGACAAATGGGACGCAACGATATTTTAGATAATCTCAAACGCATCACCTGCGATCCCAGCTATCAACCTTATGTAGAGTGGCTAGGGACAATGTGGGGTCATGCGGTTGTGCCTTCCACACCCATATCCGATATTAAATTGCATATCGTGGCATGGCAACATCATTTTGCCGCCATTTTTGGTTGGTCAGCATTGGCGAGAGTCAAAGGATTTTCTCCCCCAGAAATGCACCTCCCCAATCATCCTGATACTTTATTTGCATTTATTAAAGCCCTGAAAGAATGCGGCTATCGCTGGTTACTTGTACAAGAACATTCCGTAGAAACAATTAGCGGTCAATCTCTAACTCACAAACACTTACCACATCGTTTAATTGCTCGTAATTCTCAAGGCGAAACAATTAGTATTACAGCCCTAATTAAAACCCAAGGTTCTGATACTAAATTAGTCGCTCAGATGCAGCCATACTATGAAGCTAAAACTTTATCTAAACAACAATTAGGTAGTGCCTTGATCCCACCTATTGTTAGTCAAATTGGTGATGGTGAAAATGGTGGAGTCATGATGAATGAATTTCCCAGTGCTTTCAAACAGGCTTGGGGAGATATGGTAAATCAAGGAGGAGGTAAATCTGGGGTTGTTGGGGTGTGTGGTACAGAATATTTAGAATTAATTACAGCCGCAGGTTGCCAACCAGAAGACTATCCCACCTGTCAGCCAGTAGGACAACATCAAATCTGGCAGAGAGTTTCACCTGAAAACTGCCAACCAGAAGCTGTAGAAAGTACCATTCAAGAATTAAAGCAAATCAACCCTAACTTTCATATGGATGGAGCCTCATGGACAAATCATATTAGTTGGGTAAAAGGATATGAAAATGTCATCTCCCCCATGTATGAATTAAGTAGTTTATTTCATCAACAGGTTGATCACATATTGCCCACTAATTCATCTGAATACCGGAATCTTCTATTACATAACCTTTTGCTGCAAACTAGCTGTTTTCGTTATTGGGGACAAGGTTCCTGGACTGACCATGCGCGGCATATTCATCAAAGAGGCGAAAACTTGCTAAAAACCATATTCAACTCTCAGCAAAAACTGTAA
- a CDS encoding Gfo/Idh/MocA family protein: MQNSMSVAEPNSYTQRNQPKPIRIGVIGVGNMGQHHARILSSMKDVELVGVSDINVERGLETASKYKGHFFEDYCDLLPHVEAVCVAVPTRLHYAVGINCLLAGIHVLIEKPIAASISEAESLVNAAADSQCILQVGHIERFNPAFKELSKVLKTEELLALEAHRMSPYSDRANDVSVVLDLMIHDIDLLLELAASPVVKLTASGTRSLDSGYLDYVTATLGFANGIVATLTASKVTHRKIRRIVAHCKNSFTEADFLKNEILIHRQTNNNTLNDHRQVLYRQDGLIEKVYTTNIQPLSAELEHFVNCVHGGNQPSVGGEQALKALRLASLIEQMALEDRVLNPLDWQSELRVQSLTPIV, from the coding sequence GTGCAAAATAGCATGTCAGTGGCAGAACCAAATTCATATACACAGCGCAATCAACCAAAACCAATTCGCATAGGCGTAATTGGGGTAGGTAACATGGGACAACATCACGCTCGTATACTGAGTTCAATGAAAGATGTTGAACTGGTAGGTGTGTCGGATATTAATGTTGAACGAGGCTTAGAAACAGCAAGCAAATACAAGGGACATTTTTTTGAAGATTACTGCGACTTGCTACCCCATGTGGAAGCAGTTTGTGTTGCTGTCCCCACCCGCTTGCATTACGCAGTTGGCATCAACTGTCTATTGGCTGGAATTCATGTTTTGATTGAAAAACCCATTGCAGCCAGCATTTCTGAAGCGGAATCACTCGTAAATGCTGCGGCTGATTCTCAGTGCATTCTGCAAGTGGGACATATTGAGCGTTTCAATCCAGCATTTAAAGAACTGAGTAAAGTTCTGAAAACAGAAGAGTTGCTAGCCCTAGAAGCTCATCGCATGAGTCCTTACTCAGACCGAGCGAATGATGTTTCGGTGGTCTTAGATTTAATGATTCACGACATTGACTTGCTATTGGAACTAGCTGCTTCTCCAGTAGTCAAGTTAACGGCTAGCGGGACTCGTTCTTTGGATTCTGGTTATTTGGATTACGTGACAGCTACCCTGGGCTTTGCCAATGGTATTGTTGCTACTTTAACTGCAAGCAAAGTCACTCACCGAAAAATCCGCCGCATCGTGGCTCATTGCAAAAACTCATTTACAGAAGCAGATTTTCTCAAAAATGAAATTTTAATTCACCGACAAACAAATAACAATACTCTCAACGACCATCGACAAGTACTTTATAGGCAAGATGGTTTGATAGAGAAAGTTTACACCACTAATATCCAACCCTTAAGTGCAGAATTGGAGCATTTTGTCAATTGTGTACACGGTGGTAATCAACCTTCGGTAGGTGGTGAACAAGCTCTGAAAGCTCTGAGATTGGCAAGTTTAATTGAGCAAATGGCTTTGGAAGATCGCGTGTTGAATCCATTAGACTGGCAATCTGAACTGAGAGTGCAGTCATTAACCCCAATCGTCTAA
- a CDS encoding TIGR03943 family protein, producing MTRKTKIPLQNILLPWIDALAVTTWGILMLQYWLSGKLYLLIHPNFFGLVIGCGIALLIIGLLKMRELWRQRRRANTSNLQHINLFPPGWGSALLLTAAILGLMITPRVFASDTAMQLGVTDLLSTGRVQPQSFRPSIRPEDRSLVDWARTINVYPEPDSYTGQDAKVQGFVIHPPDLEQNYIFLARFVLTCCAADAYPVGLPVKLPENQERYPPDTWLEIEGKMITETLAGKRNLTIAATSVKKIPQPRNPYSY from the coding sequence ATGACTAGAAAGACCAAAATTCCCCTGCAAAATATTTTACTTCCCTGGATTGATGCCTTAGCCGTCACAACCTGGGGCATTTTGATGCTGCAATACTGGCTATCCGGCAAATTATATTTGTTAATTCACCCCAATTTCTTTGGGTTAGTGATTGGATGTGGCATCGCCTTACTCATAATTGGTTTGTTGAAGATGCGAGAACTTTGGCGGCAACGTCGCCGGGCGAATACATCTAACCTTCAGCACATTAATTTATTTCCCCCTGGCTGGGGTAGTGCCTTGTTATTAACTGCCGCAATTTTGGGTTTAATGATTACACCCCGCGTTTTTGCTAGTGACACTGCCATGCAATTGGGTGTAACTGATTTACTATCCACCGGACGGGTTCAACCCCAATCCTTTCGTCCTTCTATTCGTCCAGAAGACCGCTCACTGGTGGACTGGGCGCGGACAATAAACGTCTACCCAGAACCAGACTCATATACAGGTCAAGATGCCAAAGTTCAGGGATTTGTAATTCACCCACCAGACCTAGAACAAAACTATATTTTCTTAGCGCGATTTGTGCTGACTTGTTGTGCCGCAGATGCTTATCCTGTAGGATTACCAGTCAAACTACCAGAAAATCAAGAACGTTATCCTCCTGACACTTGGCTGGAAATAGAAGGAAAAATGATCACAGAAACTCTAGCAGGTAAACGCAACCTGACCATTGCTGCTACCTCCGTTAAAAAAATTCCCCAACCCCGAAATCCTTATAGTTATTAA
- a CDS encoding SDR family oxidoreductase gives MNIQGKVALITGASRGIGKAIALALAQRGIKRLILVARDRQKLTAVANQIEAMGVETTILSIDLTQTIEVNIAVAQLWRNYGPIHLLVNCAGVAYQTSFLQTKLPQVQEELSVNLLGMYNLTSLIARRMVSQKEGTIVNVSSLMGKVAAPTMATYSATKFAIIGFTQALRRELAEHNIRVIALLPTLTDTDMARNLKLFRWVIPMNPEEVAQVLVSGLQKDAPEILVGWQSHLAVWCQRLAPWLLEMILQIATPPTLKKPQRPAKRSFMRRIYRFSDLLWSRT, from the coding sequence ATGAATATTCAAGGCAAAGTGGCTCTGATTACTGGGGCTTCTCGTGGTATTGGTAAAGCGATCGCACTTGCATTAGCGCAACGAGGGATCAAGCGGTTGATTTTGGTAGCACGCGATCGCCAAAAGTTAACCGCAGTAGCTAACCAAATCGAGGCTATGGGAGTCGAAACCACAATCTTGTCCATCGATTTGACTCAGACAATTGAAGTCAATATTGCCGTAGCCCAATTGTGGCGCAATTATGGCCCAATTCATCTGCTAGTTAATTGTGCCGGCGTAGCCTATCAAACTTCGTTCTTGCAGACCAAACTACCCCAAGTTCAAGAAGAACTCTCGGTGAATTTATTGGGAATGTACAACCTCACCAGCCTCATAGCACGACGCATGGTGAGCCAAAAGGAAGGGACAATCGTCAATGTCTCCAGTTTGATGGGGAAAGTAGCTGCACCGACAATGGCGACTTACTCCGCTACCAAGTTTGCCATCATCGGGTTTACCCAAGCCTTGCGTCGCGAACTCGCAGAACACAACATCCGGGTAATTGCCTTGTTACCCACTCTCACAGACACAGATATGGCGCGTAACTTAAAACTATTTCGCTGGGTGATCCCCATGAATCCCGAAGAAGTAGCGCAAGTACTCGTTTCTGGATTGCAAAAAGATGCACCAGAGATTTTAGTGGGTTGGCAAAGTCATTTAGCAGTATGGTGTCAGCGTTTAGCACCTTGGCTGCTAGAGATGATTTTACAAATCGCCACTCCGCCAACCTTGAAAAAACCACAGCGTCCCGCCAAACGCAGTTTTATGAGAAGAATTTACCGCTTTAGCGATTTATTATGGTCAAGAACCTAA